In one Polaribacter sp. ALD11 genomic region, the following are encoded:
- a CDS encoding DUF6588 family protein: MKKSIIFFLGVFALTFNTKAQDGFEGYLLANDNDRGKLINAYISPAMKGLIYGMNNGWYHTAKVHKPFGFDISIGLNASLVPEEDEMFTLSGLSSINTGSITAATVAGSEDITPSTVVNYNDPDNPLINYNTTFDAPGGVKESLPLSAVPTPAVQLNVGLPAKFEVSLRFVPKVGSDDVKGDLFGIGLKKEITDWFGPIGKTPLHVSLLAAYTTMNVDYNITDNGDVDVTNGLAEFKLNSYTVQAIASLNFPIINLYGGVGYGSGNSTLKMLGKYELNYAGQKREVNDPINSKFDASGFRSTIGARLSLGFFKIFGSYTLQEYNTANLGIAISIR, translated from the coding sequence ATGAAAAAATCAATTATATTTTTTTTAGGTGTTTTCGCCTTAACATTCAACACAAAAGCACAAGATGGTTTTGAAGGATACCTATTAGCAAACGATAACGATCGAGGTAAATTAATTAATGCCTATATTAGTCCTGCCATGAAAGGTTTAATTTATGGTATGAATAACGGTTGGTATCACACAGCAAAAGTTCATAAACCTTTTGGGTTCGATATTTCAATTGGTTTAAATGCATCATTAGTGCCAGAGGAAGATGAAATGTTTACATTATCTGGTTTATCCTCCATAAATACAGGAAGTATCACAGCGGCAACTGTTGCAGGTTCTGAAGATATAACTCCATCTACAGTGGTTAATTATAATGATCCAGATAATCCTCTTATAAACTATAACACAACTTTTGATGCTCCTGGAGGAGTCAAAGAAAGCTTGCCACTAAGTGCAGTTCCAACCCCAGCAGTTCAATTAAATGTAGGTTTACCTGCCAAGTTTGAAGTAAGCTTAAGATTCGTGCCAAAAGTTGGTTCTGATGATGTAAAAGGGGATTTATTTGGTATTGGATTAAAAAAAGAAATTACAGATTGGTTTGGTCCAATAGGAAAAACACCATTACACGTATCTTTACTTGCAGCCTATACAACGATGAATGTTGATTATAACATTACAGACAATGGAGATGTAGATGTTACCAATGGTCTTGCGGAATTTAAATTAAACTCATATACGGTTCAAGCAATTGCTTCTTTAAACTTTCCTATCATCAATTTATATGGAGGTGTAGGATACGGTTCTGGAAATTCAACTCTTAAAATGTTAGGGAAGTATGAATTAAATTATGCTGGTCAAAAAAGAGAGGTAAACGACCCGATAAACTCAAAGTTTGATGCTAGCGGATTTAGATCTACTATTGGTGCAAGACTAAGTTTAGGGTTTTTCAAAATTTTTGGAAGCTACACTTTACAAGAATATAATACTGCTAATTTAGGTATAGCAATTAGTATTAGATAA
- the gyrB gene encoding DNA topoisomerase (ATP-hydrolyzing) subunit B produces MSEEKKTYSYDASSIQALEGMEHVRMRPSMYIGDVGVRGLHHLVYEVVDNSIDEAMGGYCDTIDVTINEDNSVTTKDNGRGIPVGIHEKEGVSALQVVMTKIGAGGKFDKDSYKVSGGLHGVGVSCVNALSDLLVATVHKEGKVWQQEYSKGKALYPVKTIGESDFTGTIVTFLPDKTIFKQTTEFNYDTLATRMRELSFLNKGITITLTDKRSTDDEGNFISEVFHSDEGLPEFIKYLDSTREQLTSQVISMEGEKNGIPVEVAMVYNTSYAENLHSYVNNINTHEGGTHLSGFRRGLTHTLKKYADESGLLKNVKFEIAGDDFREGLTAIISVKVQEPQFEGQTKTKLGNREVSAAVSQAVSEMLTDYLEENPNDAKIIVQKVILAATARHAARKAREMVQRKTVMSIGGLPGKLSDCSETDPAQCEIFLVEGDSAGGTAKQGRDRNFQAILPLRGKILNVEKAMQHKVFENEEIKNMFTALGVSIGTEEDPRALNLSKVRYHKVVIMCDADVDGSHIATLILTFFFRYMKEMVEQGYIYIATPPLYLVKKGQKREYAWDDDQRDVIAKNMGGSVTIQRYKGLGEMNAEQLWDTTMNPEFRTLRKVVIDSPAEADRVFSMLMGDEVPPRREFIEKNAKYAKIDV; encoded by the coding sequence ATGAGCGAAGAAAAAAAAACATACAGTTATGATGCTTCCAGTATTCAAGCACTGGAAGGAATGGAGCACGTTAGAATGCGTCCTTCAATGTACATTGGAGACGTTGGTGTACGTGGTTTACATCATTTAGTATATGAAGTTGTCGATAACTCTATTGATGAAGCAATGGGTGGTTATTGTGATACAATAGATGTTACAATAAATGAAGACAACTCTGTTACTACTAAAGATAACGGACGTGGAATTCCTGTAGGAATACACGAAAAAGAAGGCGTTTCTGCTTTACAAGTAGTAATGACTAAGATTGGTGCTGGTGGTAAATTTGATAAAGATTCTTATAAAGTTTCTGGTGGTTTACACGGTGTTGGTGTAAGTTGTGTAAACGCACTTTCAGACCTTTTAGTAGCAACCGTTCACAAAGAAGGAAAAGTTTGGCAACAAGAATACTCTAAAGGAAAAGCATTATATCCAGTAAAAACAATTGGAGAAAGCGATTTTACAGGTACAATTGTAACTTTTTTACCAGACAAAACAATATTTAAGCAAACTACAGAATTCAATTACGATACCTTGGCAACTCGTATGCGTGAATTGTCTTTTTTGAATAAAGGAATTACAATTACTTTAACAGACAAACGTAGCACTGATGATGAAGGAAATTTTATTTCTGAAGTTTTTCATAGTGATGAAGGTTTACCAGAATTTATTAAATACCTAGATTCTACTCGCGAGCAATTAACGTCGCAAGTAATTTCTATGGAAGGTGAAAAAAACGGAATTCCTGTTGAAGTTGCCATGGTGTATAATACTTCGTATGCAGAAAACTTACATTCGTATGTAAACAACATTAACACACACGAAGGAGGAACACATTTATCTGGTTTTAGAAGAGGTTTAACACATACCTTAAAAAAATATGCAGATGAATCTGGATTGCTGAAAAATGTAAAATTCGAAATTGCTGGTGATGATTTCCGTGAAGGATTAACAGCCATTATTTCTGTAAAAGTACAAGAACCACAATTTGAAGGGCAAACCAAAACAAAGTTAGGAAACAGAGAGGTTTCTGCTGCAGTATCGCAAGCAGTATCAGAAATGTTAACAGACTATTTAGAAGAAAACCCTAACGATGCTAAAATAATTGTTCAAAAAGTAATTTTAGCCGCAACCGCAAGACACGCTGCACGTAAAGCCAGAGAAATGGTGCAACGTAAAACAGTAATGTCTATTGGTGGTTTGCCTGGGAAATTATCAGATTGTTCAGAAACTGATCCAGCACAATGTGAAATTTTCTTAGTTGAGGGAGATTCGGCAGGTGGAACAGCAAAACAAGGTAGAGATCGTAACTTTCAAGCAATTCTTCCACTACGTGGTAAAATATTGAATGTTGAAAAAGCAATGCAACATAAAGTTTTTGAAAACGAAGAGATCAAAAACATGTTTACAGCTTTAGGTGTTTCTATCGGTACAGAAGAAGACCCAAGAGCCTTAAACTTATCTAAAGTAAGATATCATAAAGTAGTTATTATGTGTGATGCCGATGTAGATGGATCGCATATTGCTACCTTAATATTAACCTTCTTTTTTAGATACATGAAAGAAATGGTAGAGCAAGGTTATATTTACATTGCAACACCACCTTTATATTTAGTAAAAAAAGGACAAAAAAGAGAATATGCTTGGGATGATGACCAACGTGATGTTATTGCAAAAAACATGGGAGGCTCTGTAACTATTCAACGTTATAAAGGTCTTGGTGAGATGAACGCAGAACAACTTTGGGACACTACAATGAATCCTGAATTTAGAACTTTACGTAAAGTTGTAATCGATAGTCCTGCAGAAGCAGATAGAGTTTTTTCTATGCTAATGGGAGACGAAGTACCACCACGTAGAGAGTTTATAGAAAAGAATGCGAAATATGCAAAAATTGATGTTTAG